TGACACAACAGGTTGATGAAGTCGTACTTGCACACCAGCAGCGACCTGGGCACACGACCAAAACATGTCAAATTGTGTCAACAACATGCCACATCATATGCATGGCGTTATAATATAGTTGTTGACTTACCTATCAGTTATAAGCACgagtctctccctctcattgTTCCAGTGGTCAACTCTGCAGAAAACCCACACAAGTTTGACCCCACACAAAGCACACTTTGAAACTCGCTTCGCTCAGTTTACTTGGTTTCCTCACATTTGTGGTTTACTCGGTTGCATTAAATTAAACGATACATGTATAAACCTACAAGATGAGGAAAAACAATCGAATGTTTGGCTCCTATTTAAATACAGTTTAACATGTGAATATAGATGATTCAATACCAGATCCTTTCAAATCTGCCGGCTCACTGTAAACAAACATAGAATCTGCGGCGGATGTGTCTTTGAGTACATCACCCCACAGTGCAGCTGGGCCCATGTGTCAGACACTAAACCAGTGGAAAGCTGCTGGGATACTTACTCTGCCAGCAGCCAGACGCTGAGCACCTCTCCATCCTCGGAAGGGAGTGCCACAGTCCTGATGTCGCTCACAGCCTGCTCGATGGTGCCTGGCTGAGATCAGCATCACACAACAGGAGTCATCAGCATcacccatccctccctccatccctccatccctccatccctccttgtATGTGCTGGTGGAGCTTTGACAATGCGCCGCGCTATTTAAGCACGGTGccgtttattttaatatatatatatataaaagccaCTATTTAGAAGAGACATGCGGTgcaataaataatacatgtatCGAATCGGCCACTTACCCTGAACACGAAGTAGTCCTTCACCTTCGCCTGCATCGTGGGGTTGTGCACGTGGAAAGGAGTCAGCGTCTGTAACGGCGGGCAGCAGGCTCCGTGTCCGAGGCTCCGCTCGGCCTCCGGCGGCGTGAAGGcgacctccaccccctcctcggTGTCCGCAGAGTGGAGGATCGCGACGCCCGCACCCTCCGGCTCCACGGCGTCGTTCAGCTGCAGCATCGTGCAACGGACGCGGGCAATGAGCGCCGAGTGTTAGACCAGACGACGTCCCTTCGCCGGGGCAGACTTGGCCATCGCGCACGGACAATGTTTAGATTGTGAGTGCTGCGAGGAAGCGGCGCCCACTTGCTTCACTTCCCCCTCCTTTTGGATTTCCTTCCTCTTAAAGGGACACCGCGGAGCTAATTGCGGAAACAGGTGTCCAGAGTGAAGGAGCCTACTTTCCGTAATTGTCAGTTCTCTGACTCCTACATCATCCGACTTGGCTCGTTCCACACATCCTATTAACCTCTAATTATGAGGTTATCAATATGTAATCCGACACCGTCAGCCTAATGGAGTGTTTTTCATTGGCTTGTGTCCAGTTTAAGCCTGAAGGGTTTAATATTGGTGTTGGGATCTGGCTGAAGTGGGTTTGGTAATTAGTAAAATACAATACCTTTAATTATATAACATGATTGCCTGTAGTGCAATTTGGCAGCCCTGTTTGTTCTGACTGACATTAGGAAACTCAATGATGTTATAACTGATGCATATCCCTAAAATGAAGATGCCCTGGTGGTCCTCCCTTGATTTGATACGCCCTTACAAAGCAAGACCATACATACACTATTAACAAAACAGAGCTTTGAAACTAGTGACGTTGAAGCACTTTTTAACTAAATAAGAAGAATGCAAACTGACCATAATTGCAATGTGtatggttcaattcaattcagtttattttatattgcctaatatcacaaattacaaatttgcctcagagggctttacaatctgtacacgtacaacatccctgacccaggacctcaaatcggatcaggaaaaactccaaagaaatagaaaaaaccttttcacagtgaaaaagggaagaaaccttcaggagagcaacaggaggatccctctccccggatggacagacacaatagatgtcatgtgtgacttcacatctcattgtcacgatttccccaccttcatagttatattcatcctgtctgcctgcttaatgaactctcctgtccttccagatcctgtcatcctcacctcgttagtccctcattcccttcacctggtcctcacgcccttctcacctgcagcccatcccctcattagcccCTATTTCGCTATTTggcctctgccagattgttttgtgtgttggtgccaaactctccagcgaattcctagaTACAAATTCTGATCTGTCTGTTCCGACTCTGTTTGCCTGTTGACCCAATttaagatttttgcctgcccctttttggatttgttgccttgTTTGACGGACTGCCCGGATTTGACCCTGCCTAAATCACTAAGTAAAGACCCTCCTTGTTACGGATGCGTGGtgcggaggacccaaacgcaaccggagtttcttgaaaaaaggctTTATTCTcaagacaggaacacggacgaacaccacACGGAACAAAAAGGGACGATccgacaacagacaacagaaggacacagattaaatacacaggggaacaagacacaggtggggacacaggtggaaacaatcagggcgtggctggaaacaatcaggaaagaaacagacaagcacagggagggaagagcagggaaacaggaaacgagacagggattTCAACATAAAACAACTCAAATCCTAACACTACCCCCCCCTTAAAAGACGGCTTCCAGACGTCCCAAAGCGTTCaacacgggtgggtggaggggagccggaggaggggccaAGTGTATGGTGGACagagtccggggggcgggccggaggacaaaaacggggagctaggggacagggaccaggcgaTGAGACCGGAGCGGGAcgggacgggacacggggaaccgggactggacgggacgggacacggggaaccggggctggacgggacggaacggttcacggggaaccggggctggacgagACAGGACCGGGGGAACCGAGACCGGCAGGGATGGAGACATGACAGGGGGAACTGGGACCGGGCGGGACAGAGACGGGACAgaggggactggaaccggcgacggaacaccggggactggaactggcgacGGAAGACcgggaactggaacatcggggactggaacatcggagactggaacatcggggactggaaccggcgacggaacaccgggaactggaacatcggggactggaagcggcgacggaacaccggggactggaacatcggggactggaaccggtgacggaacaccgggaactggaaccggtgacggaacaccagggactggaaccggcgacggaacaccggggactggtaCATCGGGGACTCGACCAAACCTCGACTGAAAGGCAGCGGCCAGTTCCCGGCTGAGCCTCCGTGCCTCCTGGCAAAGAGGGTCATCCTCCACCGACCAAGCGACAGCCGCAGGAACCGTCGGGGGCTGCCAGGGCCGATAGCTCGACGGCTGGCAGACGGGCTGCAGGGGCTTGGGCTGGTAGATGGGCGGAAAGCCGGGAAGGCAGACCGATGGGTACATTGGACGGAACAAATACGCCACACTCTCCAGTGCTGGGTCCATTTCTGGTCGGATCGTTCTGTTACGGATGCGTGGtgcggaggacccaaacgcaaccggagtttcttgaaaaaaggctTTATTCAcaagacaggaacacggacgaacaccacATGGAACAAAAAGGGACGATCCGACAACCgacaacagaaggacacagattaaatacacaggggaacgagacacaggtggggacacaggtggaaacaatcaggaaagaaacagacaagcacagggagggaagagcagggaaacaggaaacgagacagggatttcaacataaaacaggaaacaactcaAATCCTAAcactcctcctgcattcctgtttttGTGTCGTGCTtgtgggttccagtacctgtaacccttacatgcatagggtccattggacctggctgggtctgatgccacggcactgctgatgtgccccggcCATtccaaaatgtgtaatttgtgatatcggacTATACAAAATGTGTCAAAAAataagcattacagagttatataaacacattcaatgaatacgacAAAGGGTGTGTGTAATAGCTTTCGGGCCGTTcgccgtgggtttccccctccagcaccaaggatactCCGACCACGACAAGTTTCCATTAGATAGCATGCTTTTAGTCggctcacacaccacactcagcagaccgcacgactgcgcctctgctcacttctccctacctccagctctgctgcccttttatatccGCAGCaacggctgctgactgattgccaatcagtcagagcagctgactgattgtcaaccagccagcagccgaggccagattggggacagctgccacagtgtgGTTGGACATTTGGTTTGTCCAGTAGAACAGAACAAGTCATTTGCTGTACAAGATTAGAGTTATGTCTGGCACAGATGGAGGACCCCCGGTTGTGTTGgaccattcaattcaattcagtttatttgtatagcccattttcacaaattacaaatttgtctcagagtgctttacaatctgtacacatagacatcgctgtcccaaaacctcgcatcggatcaggaaaaactcccaaacaacccttcactggtaacaaaaagggaagaaaccttcaggagagcaacagaggaggatccctctccaggatggactgtgaaatagatgtaatgtgtacagaaggacagatttagagttaaaacacattcaatgaatatgacagagtgtatgaatagttcatagtaggcatattccacaatggagaactccacgatccatcaggcagatggaggtagagaggaggagtgggcggagtctcaacaaggcaatggcatagttggtagcatattccacgacccagacctcgatgatccatcaggcagataggatctatgtcatctcatagggtctgatgaccccatgagacgtgaagtcaaaaggactccggggagaaagcagagttagtaatgtgtgatggagagatgaaaattcatccataaggagagagaaaagaggaggtaggtgctcagtgtatcctaaacgtcccccagcagctataagcctatagcagcatatcaaggggctggaccaggtgaacctgattcagccctaactataagctctgtcaaagaggaaagtcttaagtcgactcttaaacgaggtgactgtgtctgcctcccggactgaaggtggaagctggttccatagaagaggagcttgataactaaaggctctggctccgatcctactttttaagactcttggacaggggtcgggaacctatggctcgcgagccatatatggctcttccggtgacgtcatatggctcccagataattttgagttgaaaaaaaataatctacgcccgcccccctgtaattttctctatcgcgccagattacagcagaagtaatttaaggtccttttcttaaagatgtctttgttcttttattaaactaaacgtctgttattgattgtCTCTACACAgcatctacacagcagcatgtcattctgtttctacgtgtcgcgttaacacttctcggctctccgtctcgccgcagagctccgatgccggcgcgcaccacctgcaccccccccccccccccccctagcatcacgcagcaccagaagtcgcattaaaagcaagacatatataatttagcatacgttaaaaatactatgtggctctcaatgaaatatatttagaaatattttgctttgatggctctcccagtcaataaggttcctgacccctgctctaggaactacaagtagccccgcatttagtgagcgcagctctctcgtggggcaatatggtattacaagctccttaagatatgatggtgcatcaccaatcaaggctttgtaggttaagagaagacttttaaaagtgattcttgatccATGGACCATGGATTCTAAAATTAAAGCTATAGCCAGAACACTCTGACCTACTGACCCTATGGAGAACATTGGCACTTTTATTCATTACTTTGTATCCTCACTTATACAGATTATGTATTGATGTATTATTTGTATCTCAGAAACGGGCAACGCGTTTTGTGTAAGGGTGTAATTGCACGTCTGTACTCATTCAATTCATTATTAAAGctaaatactttttattagAATTTTGTAACTGAAAGTTAGTTAACTAAACTTCAACATTGATCCTCTATATTTAATCTGTGACAGACATTGAATTTGCAATCTCCATTTTGAGTTGTGAAACTCGACAATCATATTATGACATTATGACATAGCACGTTTTTTGGGAGGGACCTAATTCCAGTTAAGAGCATTGAGGCTGAGGTGAAGCTGACTATCTTTAGTGAGCTGGATTTATTGAGGGAGCAAAGGGAGAACATTGTTCTTTATTACTCTATCTTGGGTTTCTGATAATTCTGCTTATTAACAACCTCAGGGAGGTCACACTATCTCACTGTTCCATTAATGTTTGAACAGCTatgataatgtttttttaaccttGAATTGTTGTCTTAAAGTAAAGTAGTGTTTGACTTGGAACCTCTCGAACAATGATTTTAACTTTTGATAATCATCATGGTAGAAATGTAATTGCGATTCCCAAAATGACATGGTGGGATTCAAGAACACACCATtgagaatacatatatataatctaacGATATGATgcataataacatatatattaatttcgATAAACTAATATTCAAGGATTGGATCTATGTTCCAATTACAGAAACAAATACATACTTAATGTTTGAGTCTTGTTTTTCAGATGACGTGCTTGTCTTATCAAAAGGTTGTTTCTATTAATGATTTATCAGCAGACAAACTCATTTAAGGCTGATTATTAGTAGAACTTCATGCATAGAGCGCCACTTTGAGAATGGAGAGGACGATGTGTTTTCCACTGTTGCTGCTgatctgctctctctctgcagctcaaCTTCAGACACAGACTGACAATGAAATACATGGAAAGCAAACCGAATCCCAGGGAAGAGAAGCAACAAAGAcctcgaaccagcagcagatCTGCCCACCAGACATCCATGCTGTGCTGCGAGACATGAGCGTCTTGTTGGCTGAACAGACGGTGGAGATTAGGCACTTATGGAGAGAAAATGAAGGTACAGTAGTGTTAGGTtgttgtgttaatgtgttattaCAGAGAGGAGCCAAATATTGTTTACAAAGAATATGTCCTGTcattaaatcctttttttcttctcctttttcttttctttttcagtacTGGCAGCCAAGCTGAGAGAACAGGAGGTACAAAAGCCTGAGGTGGACAAGCTGAAGCAGCAGCTAAAAGGTTGATGTATACATATTGAGCAATGCTGAAACGTTCTAAGTCAAAATGATATATTCGAGACAATGGGAACAGTATAAAACGTTTTTTTCCTGTACATACAGGATTTTACCAAATTTTTCTGGATAGTTTTAAGTAATTTATTTGAACAATATCCAGGTTTTCAGTGGCTAAAGCACaaccaaataaaaaattaatgatGAAATACTTTTAACCGTCAAATATCTTCTCTATTGCAGACCAATCGTCCTTGATTTCAGCCCAGGCAGCAGAGCTGATCAACATGAACGCCAGGACAAATATCACAGAAAGCCAGGTGGAGGCTCTGAAAAGAACCGATGAAGGTGAGTTAAAATCAGCTATTTTAACAGTTTGGTTGTCATAGATCATTTAAAACCTTATATATAATGGTGATAATAATACACAGAATAATgcagtgtttttattaaataagcTCATTATTGTCATGGTCAATGTTGTCATTATTTCCATAACGTCACCCTTTAAAATGAgttttcttctctctgtgtATCTCAGTCAAACGGGTGGCTTTCTCAGCCTCTCTGTTGGCTTCAGGCTCTGGAACTATTGGACCATTTAACACGTTCGTTCCTCTGGTCTTCAAATACATTGTCACGAATATCGGAAACGCCTACTGCCCAACCACAGGTAATTgaatttaataattaaaaatgttttatatttcaaTTGACTTGTTTTGCTGTGTGCTTCAACCAGATCATAAACGGCTAATGATGCACTGACAACAACTGTCCCACAGGTTTGTTCACTGCACCAGTAAGAGGAGCCTACCACTTTGAGTTCTACTTGACTGGAAATGGAGGAGCTTCACATGGTTCAGGTGCTTTGTTGGTCAGGAATGGAGAGCAGATTTTTGTTGCATATGAGTCTCAGACAGGCCACAATCCCAGCTCTGCCAATGGCGCCACGCTGCTTCTAGAGGTCGGAGATGTCGTGTTTTTGCGTCTCTGGGCGAACACAAACATATTTGACAATGAACCTCATCAAAGCACCTTCAGTGGTTTTCTGCTTTTCCCCATGTGAAAGAGAAACAGACCTTTGTTTTGCTCAATTCTAAGATTGTGGTGCACACTCCAGCCATGTATTATAAAAATGTCATCATTTTTTTCCTGCATGGACACTGCATAACAACAATACTctttttcataataa
The genomic region above belongs to Pseudoliparis swirei isolate HS2019 ecotype Mariana Trench chromosome 9, NWPU_hadal_v1, whole genome shotgun sequence and contains:
- the LOC130199709 gene encoding uncharacterized protein LOC130199709, which codes for MERTMCFPLLLLICSLSAAQLQTQTDNEIHGKQTESQGREATKTSNQQQICPPDIHAVLRDMSVLLAEQTVEIRHLWRENEVLAAKLREQEVQKPEVDKLKQQLKDQSSLISAQAAELINMNARTNITESQVEALKRTDEVKRVAFSASLLASGSGTIGPFNTFVPLVFKYIVTNIGNAYCPTTGLFTAPVRGAYHFEFYLTGNGGASHGSGALLVRNGEQIFVAYESQTGHNPSSANGATLLLEVGDVVFLRLWANTNIFDNEPHQSTFSGFLLFPM